From the genome of Thermococcus chitonophagus, one region includes:
- a CDS encoding protein-L-isoaspartate(D-aspartate) O-methyltransferase, with the protein MDELYEKWKRTVEMLEWEGIIKSKEVREAFLRYPRYLFVEDRYKKYAHLDEPLPIPAGQTISAPHMVAIMLELAKLKPGMNVLEIGTGSGWNAALISYLVKRDVYTIERIPELVEFAKRNLERAGVKNVHVILGDGTKGFPPKAPYDVIIVTAGAPRVPDPLVEQLKPGGRLIIPVGSYHMWQELLEVIKKKDGSVEIKSHGGVAFVPLIGEYGWKE; encoded by the coding sequence ATGGACGAGCTTTACGAGAAGTGGAAAAGAACCGTCGAAATGCTCGAGTGGGAAGGGATTATAAAGAGCAAAGAGGTTAGGGAGGCTTTTCTCAGGTACCCAAGGTACCTTTTCGTTGAGGACAGGTATAAAAAGTACGCTCACCTTGATGAGCCCCTTCCAATACCCGCGGGTCAGACCATTAGTGCCCCTCACATGGTTGCAATTATGTTGGAGTTAGCCAAGCTAAAGCCTGGGATGAACGTCCTTGAAATAGGGACTGGGAGTGGATGGAATGCTGCCCTAATCTCATACCTCGTAAAGAGGGACGTATACACCATCGAAAGAATTCCAGAGCTGGTGGAGTTCGCAAAGAGGAACCTCGAGAGGGCTGGCGTTAAAAACGTCCACGTAATCCTGGGGGATGGAACCAAGGGGTTCCCTCCAAAGGCTCCTTATGACGTCATAATAGTCACGGCTGGAGCTCCCAGAGTGCCAGATCCCCTCGTTGAACAGCTAAAACCTGGGGGCAGGCTCATAATCCCCGTAGGGAGCTATCACATGTGGCAGGAGCTCCTTGAAGTCATTAAGAAAAAGGATGGAAGTGTAGAAATAAAGAGCCACGGTGGAGTGGCTTTTGTTCCGCTAATAGGCGAATACGGGTGGAAAGAATGA
- the taw3 gene encoding tRNA(Phe) 7-((3-amino-3-carboxypropyl)-4-demethylwyosine(37)-N(4))-methyltransferase Taw3: MKAKREALISLFQAMEKREVDGDIIDLLLLINSIKGIYTTSSCSGRIGILEEPALGAKPLSRWLIKVHRPLKFEEAKEALKKAKSGIIFLKSQPPIFHVVAEDEEKAKLVHEVGLSSGFKYTTFKAISSRYLVEINGTEYLTVPLGKDGKVLVTDEYLKFAIDIGNQMLERSKSRLPRLYKNFERLKEELGEDPLFKNLSIGKS; the protein is encoded by the coding sequence ATGAAAGCCAAACGCGAGGCGTTAATAAGCCTATTTCAGGCAATGGAGAAAAGAGAAGTTGATGGAGACATTATTGACTTACTTCTTCTAATTAATTCAATAAAGGGGATTTACACAACATCCTCCTGTTCGGGAAGAATCGGCATATTAGAGGAGCCAGCGCTCGGAGCGAAACCCCTTTCTAGATGGCTTATAAAAGTTCACAGGCCCTTGAAGTTTGAAGAGGCCAAAGAAGCTTTAAAGAAGGCCAAAAGTGGGATAATATTCCTGAAGAGCCAGCCTCCAATATTTCATGTGGTTGCGGAAGATGAAGAGAAAGCTAAACTAGTCCACGAGGTCGGCCTTTCGAGCGGTTTTAAGTACACAACTTTCAAGGCCATATCCTCTAGGTACCTCGTTGAAATTAATGGGACTGAATACCTTACCGTTCCCCTGGGGAAGGATGGAAAGGTTCTCGTTACTGATGAATACTTGAAGTTTGCAATAGACATTGGAAATCAAATGTTGGAAAGGAGTAAGTCAAGGCTCCCCAGGCTTTACAAGAACTTTGAAAGGTTGAAAGAGGAGCTGGGAGAGGATCCACTCTTCAAAAATCTGAGTATTGGGAAGTCTTAG
- a CDS encoding archaeosine biosynthesis radical SAM protein RaSEA: protein MYWIGEDNVAGEPGKVLYVILPTIGCYRYRIGKACYMCSYPAQSPRNTSQEKILNYFLEALSKIKGREGRFAVRIFTSGSFFDSAEVRRETRRRIFEEIAKLENVYEVVVETRSEIIKKEWVEELAEIVKGKWFEVALGLETANDDIAEVSINKGNTFEQFVRASEIIHDAGARVKTYLLLKPIFLSERDAIEDAKYSIERAEPYTDTFSINITNIQRGTLYELIWEKGEYRPPWLWSVVEVLKWAKKRFPRKRFLSDPVGAGSTRGPHNGCGNDRTFDRAIRKFSATQDLKHLEDLPTDCLEKWRYIVNEGILDWQLVKAKTSQYSDF, encoded by the coding sequence ATGTACTGGATTGGAGAAGACAACGTTGCAGGAGAACCTGGGAAGGTGCTCTACGTTATACTTCCCACAATTGGGTGTTACAGATACAGAATTGGGAAAGCATGTTACATGTGCTCCTACCCTGCTCAATCCCCCAGGAACACGTCTCAAGAAAAAATTTTGAACTATTTCCTTGAGGCTCTCTCTAAGATAAAGGGTAGGGAGGGAAGGTTTGCTGTTAGGATTTTCACTTCAGGCTCATTCTTTGATTCAGCTGAGGTTAGGAGGGAAACCAGGCGTAGGATATTCGAGGAGATAGCAAAGCTTGAGAACGTTTACGAAGTAGTTGTCGAAACAAGGAGCGAGATAATAAAAAAGGAATGGGTTGAAGAGCTTGCAGAGATTGTTAAGGGGAAATGGTTTGAAGTTGCCCTGGGGCTTGAAACTGCTAACGATGATATAGCGGAGGTATCGATAAACAAGGGGAACACATTTGAGCAGTTCGTGAGGGCTAGTGAGATAATCCACGATGCCGGAGCTAGGGTTAAGACATACCTACTTTTGAAGCCCATCTTCCTTTCTGAGAGGGATGCAATTGAGGATGCAAAGTACAGCATAGAGAGGGCCGAGCCTTACACGGACACGTTCTCGATAAACATAACGAACATTCAACGGGGAACGCTTTATGAACTGATATGGGAAAAAGGGGAATACAGGCCTCCCTGGCTTTGGAGCGTTGTTGAAGTTCTCAAGTGGGCAAAAAAGAGATTCCCCAGGAAGAGATTCTTGTCGGACCCTGTAGGGGCTGGATCAACTAGAGGTCCTCATAACGGTTGTGGTAACGATAGAACCTTTGACAGGGCGATAAGGAAGTTTTCGGCGACTCAAGACCTTAAACACCTAGAAGACCTTCCCACCGATTGTCTGGAAAAATGGAGGTACATAGTAAATGAAGGAATACTTGACTGGCAACTGGTTAAGGCTAAGACTTCCCAATACTCAGATTTTTGA
- the scpB gene encoding SMC-Scp complex subunit ScpB yields MGLLEDKALVEAALFVAGRPLSVKELSKALGIKSLDYLEKLIELIASEYAERKSAIEVVKVAGDKWVMQVKQEYSQRVIHLMPKPELRAGELKTLALIAYLQPVEQSKIIKLRGSQAYEHIRKLLEMGLIYAEPYERTKLLGTTEKFAELYGFPENDPKIIREAFKKVIHAEYEDLVKKLEETEGREKDSTTNSSTTGESIKNPT; encoded by the coding sequence ATGGGATTGCTTGAGGATAAGGCACTAGTCGAAGCTGCACTTTTCGTTGCCGGGAGGCCTCTAAGCGTTAAGGAGCTATCAAAAGCCCTCGGCATTAAATCCCTAGACTACCTTGAAAAGCTCATTGAACTTATAGCGAGTGAATACGCGGAAAGAAAGAGCGCAATAGAAGTCGTTAAGGTTGCAGGAGATAAGTGGGTCATGCAGGTAAAGCAGGAGTATTCGCAGAGGGTCATACACTTAATGCCCAAGCCAGAACTCAGGGCTGGAGAGCTGAAAACCCTCGCACTAATTGCATATCTTCAACCAGTAGAGCAGAGCAAGATAATCAAGCTGAGGGGAAGTCAGGCTTATGAACACATAAGAAAGCTCCTCGAAATGGGCCTAATATACGCCGAACCCTACGAGAGGACAAAGCTTCTTGGGACTACAGAAAAATTCGCCGAACTCTATGGATTCCCAGAAAACGACCCCAAAATAATCCGAGAAGCCTTCAAGAAGGTTATTCACGCGGAATACGAGGATCTCGTTAAGAAGCTGGAAGAAACTGAGGGCCGAGAGAAGGATTCTACTACCAATTCTAGTACCACAGGCGAAAGTATTAAAAACCCCACTTAA
- a CDS encoding OB-fold nucleic acid binding domain-containing protein, whose translation MVVLTKEKIVEIIERKTGMSREEIEEEIRKIMEEDPLLSEQGAAALLAERLGVELIEKEEESLMKISDLYPGMDPREVNVVGRVLKKYPPREYTKKDGSVGRVASLIIYDDSGRARVVLWDSKVLEYYNKIEVGDIIKVLDAQVRESLSGLPELHINFRARVILNPEDPRVDSIPPLEEVRIATYTRKKIKDVEAGDRFIELRGTIAKVYRVLVYDACPECKRKVDYDPGTETWICPEHGEVEPIKITILDFGLDDGTGYIRVTLFGDDAEELLGVSPEEISEKIREMESMGMTIKEAARKLAEEEFYRIIGKEIVVRGNVIEDRFLGLILRASSWEDVDYRREIERVKRELEELGVM comes from the coding sequence ATGGTGGTGCTGACGAAAGAGAAGATCGTCGAGATCATCGAGAGGAAAACCGGAATGAGTAGAGAGGAAATTGAAGAAGAGATCAGGAAGATCATGGAAGAGGATCCTCTATTAAGCGAACAGGGAGCTGCAGCACTGCTAGCGGAAAGATTGGGGGTTGAGCTAATAGAAAAAGAAGAGGAGAGCCTCATGAAGATATCAGATCTTTACCCAGGAATGGATCCCAGGGAGGTAAACGTAGTAGGGAGAGTCCTAAAGAAGTATCCCCCCAGGGAGTACACCAAGAAGGACGGCTCAGTTGGAAGGGTTGCCAGTTTGATAATATACGACGACAGCGGAAGAGCAAGAGTAGTCCTGTGGGATTCAAAAGTCCTAGAGTACTACAACAAGATAGAGGTCGGAGACATAATAAAGGTTCTCGATGCTCAGGTAAGAGAAAGCCTCTCTGGACTTCCAGAGCTACACATAAACTTTAGGGCAAGGGTTATCCTCAATCCAGAGGACCCCAGAGTTGATTCAATCCCGCCACTCGAGGAAGTGAGAATTGCCACGTACACGAGAAAGAAGATCAAAGATGTGGAAGCAGGAGACAGGTTCATAGAGCTTAGAGGGACAATAGCCAAAGTCTACAGGGTTCTAGTTTATGATGCATGCCCCGAGTGCAAGAGAAAAGTCGACTACGATCCAGGAACAGAAACGTGGATATGCCCAGAGCACGGAGAAGTTGAGCCAATAAAGATCACGATTCTTGACTTTGGTCTCGATGATGGAACTGGCTACATAAGGGTCACTCTCTTCGGTGACGATGCCGAAGAGCTACTGGGTGTCAGCCCAGAGGAAATTAGCGAGAAGATAAGGGAAATGGAAAGCATGGGAATGACGATAAAAGAGGCAGCGAGAAAGTTAGCTGAGGAAGAGTTCTACAGGATAATAGGAAAGGAGATAGTGGTCAGAGGGAATGTGATAGAGGACAGGTTTCTGGGCTTAATTCTGAGGGCATCCTCCTGGGAGGACGTTGACTACAGGAGGGAAATAGAGAGGGTTAAGAGAGAGCTTGAAGAGCTGGGGGTGATGTAA
- a CDS encoding replication protein RepA has protein sequence MEQPVRRRKPAVERRISEIREDDTRVSLIGRVIKVDKMEYMFWLDDGTGVAIIESEGELPRVGQVVRVIGRIIRNEEGMHIYGEIIQDFSDADLEALEEIMELERKVLPKLERELMWWSE, from the coding sequence ATGGAGCAGCCAGTGAGAAGGAGAAAACCTGCTGTAGAGAGAAGGATAAGCGAGATTCGAGAAGATGACACTAGAGTTTCGCTCATCGGCAGGGTAATTAAGGTCGACAAGATGGAGTACATGTTCTGGCTTGACGATGGGACTGGGGTTGCTATAATTGAGAGCGAAGGAGAGCTGCCAAGGGTAGGCCAAGTTGTCAGAGTTATAGGGAGGATAATAAGGAACGAAGAGGGCATGCACATCTACGGTGAGATAATTCAAGACTTTAGCGATGCAGACTTAGAGGCCTTAGAAGAGATTATGGAGTTAGAGAGGAAAGTTCTGCCGAAGTTAGAAAGAGAGCTTATGTGGTGGTCAGAATGA
- a CDS encoding OB-fold nucleic acid binding domain-containing protein codes for MKKRMPATRVYIKDILEGYFVKSEGDFEPNYLITKDARKIYRAKIVGTVVREPLIAEDETYGKFQIDDGTGVIWVLGFRDDTKFAKLVKKGDLVQVIGKIAEWRDDKQILVEGVAKVHPNMWILHRYETLKEKVEHIKKAKIALEIYNQYGITAKSKVIAKNKGIDEELLETIDELYGIMMEQRAMEEPVEELLEEEVTEEEIKEDNELLEEVKEEILKILRQKKIAVSRKYLMKKLGSKYDEEVIEDAIAELLIDGEIYEPETGYYKLL; via the coding sequence ATGAAGAAGAGAATGCCTGCTACTCGCGTTTATATTAAGGACATCCTGGAGGGATACTTCGTTAAGAGCGAGGGTGACTTTGAACCAAACTACCTGATAACCAAGGATGCAAGAAAAATATACAGGGCAAAAATCGTGGGAACAGTGGTTAGGGAGCCCCTTATAGCTGAAGACGAGACCTACGGCAAGTTCCAGATAGATGACGGAACTGGGGTAATCTGGGTTCTTGGATTCAGAGATGATACAAAGTTCGCCAAGCTCGTGAAGAAGGGTGACCTAGTGCAGGTGATAGGAAAGATAGCGGAGTGGAGAGATGACAAGCAGATACTTGTCGAGGGGGTGGCCAAAGTCCACCCGAACATGTGGATACTTCACCGCTACGAAACGCTCAAGGAAAAGGTCGAGCACATAAAGAAGGCCAAGATAGCCCTAGAGATATACAACCAGTATGGGATCACTGCAAAGTCAAAGGTAATAGCCAAGAACAAGGGAATAGATGAGGAGCTACTTGAGACAATAGACGAGCTTTACGGCATAATGATGGAGCAGAGAGCAATGGAGGAGCCAGTTGAAGAGCTACTCGAGGAGGAAGTTACCGAAGAGGAGATAAAAGAGGACAATGAGCTCTTAGAAGAAGTCAAGGAAGAGATACTCAAGATACTAAGACAGAAGAAAATTGCAGTATCACGGAAGTATTTGATGAAGAAACTTGGAAGCAAGTACGACGAGGAGGTCATAGAGGACGCGATAGCGGAATTGCTGATCGATGGAGAGATATACGAACCAGAAACAGGGTACTACAAGTTGCTTTAG
- a CDS encoding preprotein translocase subunit Sec61beta: MAKEKTTLPPTGAGLMRFFDEDTRAVKISPKGAIVLVLVFIMIEILLHVVGPRIFG; this comes from the coding sequence ATGGCCAAGGAGAAGACAACTCTGCCACCAACGGGAGCAGGTTTAATGAGGTTCTTTGACGAGGACACAAGGGCAGTAAAAATAAGTCCAAAGGGCGCAATAGTTCTAGTGCTAGTGTTCATCATGATCGAAATCCTTCTTCACGTGGTTGGTCCCAGGATATTCGGTTAG
- a CDS encoding ABC transporter ATP-binding protein, which produces MLLECSNLSKSYGKIKALDNVSFTLEKGLSYILGPNGSGKTTFIKIVSNIVPPDSGEIKILKKHYLNLKPNDISFSYEKTVFPSSVRIIDYLRTIGEFRGNDNTDEILSLFDLEGVKTKKFRELSQGYKRRFLVASAFVGFPKVVFLDEPFSNIDIIAKKKMMETFLELKKKINIIIVSHVFTSIDKVDSIVVLHNGKVIKNLMKKELKNISGFRVVFEDGTVVINNIGEINRLISQGKRILSIEPLSLEKWLAEQF; this is translated from the coding sequence ATGCTCTTAGAGTGTTCAAACTTGAGTAAATCATATGGAAAAATCAAAGCCCTTGACAACGTCAGTTTTACCCTCGAGAAAGGCCTTTCATATATACTTGGCCCCAACGGAAGTGGAAAAACAACTTTTATCAAGATAGTCAGCAATATAGTACCTCCTGACTCAGGAGAGATAAAGATACTTAAAAAACACTATCTTAATCTCAAGCCCAACGATATATCTTTTTCTTATGAAAAAACTGTGTTCCCATCTTCAGTCAGGATCATTGACTACCTCCGCACGATTGGAGAATTTCGGGGAAATGATAACACAGATGAAATTCTCTCACTATTTGACTTAGAAGGCGTCAAAACAAAGAAATTTAGAGAACTTTCTCAAGGATACAAAAGGAGATTTCTAGTAGCTAGTGCCTTTGTTGGCTTTCCGAAAGTGGTTTTTCTTGACGAACCTTTCAGCAATATAGATATAATCGCAAAGAAGAAAATGATGGAAACATTTCTCGAACTAAAGAAGAAAATTAACATAATCATTGTATCTCACGTTTTCACTAGCATAGACAAAGTCGACAGCATTGTAGTTTTACACAATGGCAAAGTGATAAAAAACTTGATGAAAAAAGAATTGAAAAACATAAGTGGGTTTAGAGTAGTATTTGAAGATGGAACAGTTGTCATAAATAACATAGGAGAGATAAACAGGCTTATCTCCCAAGGTAAAAGAATATTGTCAATTGAGCCATTATCACTTGAAAAATGGTTAGCTGAGCAGTTTTAA
- a CDS encoding DEAD/DEAH box helicase, whose translation MYLKKELLQPRLYQEVIYAKCKERNCLIVLPTGLGKTIIAMMIADYRLSKYGGKVLMLAPTKPLVLQHAETFRKFFNLPHDKIVALTGEISPSERQRAWARAKVIVATPQTIENDLLVGRISLEDVVLLVFDEAHRAVGNYAYVYIAKEYREQARNPLVIGLTASPGSTPEKIMEVLNNLGIEHVEYRSESSPDVKPYVQGIKFEWIRVDLPELYKEVRKLLREMLKDALKPLAEAALIDSSSPDIPKKEILRAGQIINEEMAKGNHDLRKYLLFHAMALKLHHAIELLETQGLSALRAYLKKLYEEARSGSTKASKELFSDKRMKKAISLLVQARELGLDHPKIDKLKELINEQIEKKLNSKIIVFTNYRETAKKLVEELSREGLKVKRFVGQASKENDRGMSQREQKLVLDAFARGEFNVLVATSVGEEGLDVPEVDLVVFYEPVPSAIRSIQRRGRTGRHRPGRVVILMAKGTRDEAYYWSSRQKEKVMQETIKKVSQMIKRQKQTSLETFVQRSEKKGLEAWLSRGETRGEKVKEERRGIKVVVDSRELRSEVVKRLKTLGVKLEFKTLDVGDYIVSEDVAIERKSANDFIQSIIDGRLFDQVKRLKEAYPRPIVIVEGQLYGIRNVHPNAIRGAIAAVTVDFGVPVIFSSNPEETAQYIFLIAKREQEEKEKEVRIRSEKKALTLAERQRLIVEGLPHVSATLAKRLLRHFGTVERVFTASEAELMKVDGIGEKIAREIRKVITAPYREEG comes from the coding sequence ATGTACCTGAAAAAGGAACTACTCCAACCGAGGCTCTATCAGGAGGTCATATACGCAAAATGTAAGGAGCGGAACTGCCTAATAGTCCTTCCCACGGGTTTAGGTAAGACCATAATAGCGATGATGATCGCCGACTACAGGCTAAGCAAGTACGGTGGCAAGGTTCTAATGCTGGCTCCAACTAAGCCACTCGTCCTTCAGCATGCTGAAACGTTCAGGAAGTTCTTCAACCTGCCCCATGATAAGATAGTTGCCCTTACGGGTGAGATAAGTCCAAGCGAGAGGCAGAGGGCTTGGGCTAGGGCCAAAGTAATAGTGGCAACTCCGCAAACTATTGAAAACGACCTCCTCGTTGGAAGGATAAGTCTGGAGGATGTAGTTCTGTTGGTATTCGATGAAGCCCACAGGGCAGTGGGCAACTATGCCTATGTTTATATAGCCAAGGAATACAGGGAGCAGGCTAGAAATCCTCTTGTTATAGGGTTAACTGCTTCCCCTGGGAGCACTCCTGAGAAAATTATGGAAGTCCTGAACAATCTAGGAATAGAGCATGTTGAGTACCGTTCGGAAAGCTCTCCCGATGTTAAGCCTTACGTCCAGGGGATAAAGTTTGAGTGGATTAGGGTTGATCTCCCTGAGCTATATAAGGAAGTTAGGAAGCTGTTAAGAGAAATGCTTAAGGATGCTCTAAAACCCTTGGCTGAGGCTGCCCTTATAGATTCATCCTCTCCCGATATACCTAAAAAGGAGATTCTGAGGGCTGGGCAGATAATAAACGAGGAAATGGCCAAGGGCAATCACGATTTAAGGAAGTACCTTCTGTTCCATGCAATGGCCTTAAAGCTCCATCATGCCATAGAGCTGTTGGAAACCCAGGGTTTATCGGCACTAAGGGCTTACCTTAAGAAGCTCTATGAAGAGGCGAGGTCGGGATCGACGAAAGCTAGCAAAGAGCTGTTTTCCGATAAAAGAATGAAGAAAGCAATAAGCCTGCTCGTCCAAGCTAGGGAGCTTGGACTCGATCATCCAAAAATTGACAAGCTTAAAGAGCTAATAAATGAGCAGATTGAGAAAAAGTTAAATTCAAAGATAATAGTCTTCACGAACTACAGGGAGACAGCAAAGAAGCTTGTGGAGGAGTTAAGCAGGGAAGGCCTTAAAGTGAAGAGGTTTGTGGGCCAAGCAAGCAAGGAAAACGATAGGGGAATGAGCCAGAGGGAGCAAAAGCTAGTTCTTGACGCCTTTGCAAGGGGGGAGTTCAACGTTTTAGTTGCAACGAGCGTGGGTGAGGAAGGACTTGATGTTCCTGAGGTTGACCTTGTGGTGTTTTACGAGCCCGTTCCTTCTGCAATAAGGAGCATACAGAGAAGAGGAAGGACTGGAAGGCACAGGCCAGGTAGGGTAGTAATCTTAATGGCCAAAGGGACGAGGGATGAAGCCTACTACTGGAGCTCAAGGCAGAAGGAGAAGGTTATGCAGGAGACTATAAAGAAGGTAAGCCAGATGATAAAGAGGCAGAAGCAAACCTCCCTCGAAACGTTCGTCCAGAGGAGCGAAAAGAAAGGGCTTGAAGCATGGCTCTCTCGCGGAGAGACCAGAGGGGAGAAAGTTAAGGAAGAGAGGAGAGGGATTAAGGTCGTGGTTGATAGTAGAGAGTTGAGGAGTGAGGTAGTGAAGAGGCTGAAAACTTTAGGGGTGAAGCTTGAGTTCAAAACTCTGGATGTTGGGGATTATATAGTTAGTGAGGACGTCGCGATAGAGAGGAAGTCGGCTAATGATTTTATTCAGTCTATCATAGACGGCAGGCTATTCGATCAAGTTAAGAGGCTTAAAGAGGCCTACCCCAGACCCATAGTGATTGTTGAGGGCCAGCTCTATGGGATAAGGAACGTTCATCCAAATGCGATAAGGGGTGCAATTGCTGCTGTAACAGTTGACTTTGGGGTTCCGGTAATATTCTCCTCTAATCCGGAGGAAACAGCTCAATACATATTCCTGATAGCAAAGAGAGAGCAGGAGGAGAAAGAGAAGGAGGTAAGGATAAGGAGCGAGAAAAAGGCATTAACGTTGGCCGAGAGGCAGAGGCTCATAGTTGAAGGGCTACCCCATGTTTCAGCCACACTAGCGAAAAGGTTGCTTAGGCATTTTGGTACCGTTGAGAGAGTTTTTACTGCGAGTGAGGCTGAATTGATGAAAGTCGATGGAATAGGAGAAAAGATAGCGAGGGAAATTAGAAAAGTTATTACGGCACCATACAGGGAAGAGGGCTAG
- a CDS encoding bifunctional fructose-bisphosphatase/inositol-phosphate phosphatase, giving the protein MNVKWWRKVAIDIIHEVEANVMPLFGDPRASKTIAISPSGDETKLIDKVAEDSILAKLRKLGVNIVSEEIGVIDQGSEYTVLVDPLDGSYNFIAGIPFFAVSVAIFKGKEPIYAFIYEPVMDRLFEGIPGEGAYLNGRKIRVREPKEKPAISFYTRGRGIELVNKVKRTRTLGAIALELAYLAMGALDGVIDIRKYVRPTDIAAGAIIAREAGALVKDSEGRDIEVSFSATEKLEVIAVNSEDLLNTVLTVLKK; this is encoded by the coding sequence ATGAACGTGAAGTGGTGGAGAAAAGTTGCTATTGATATAATTCATGAAGTTGAAGCTAATGTAATGCCCCTGTTTGGAGATCCTAGGGCATCTAAGACCATTGCAATAAGTCCTAGTGGGGATGAGACTAAGTTGATAGACAAGGTTGCTGAAGACTCAATACTCGCGAAGCTCAGAAAGTTAGGAGTTAATATAGTTAGTGAAGAGATAGGCGTTATTGATCAAGGAAGTGAATATACTGTTTTAGTTGATCCACTTGATGGATCTTATAACTTTATAGCAGGGATACCCTTCTTTGCAGTAAGCGTTGCGATATTCAAGGGAAAAGAACCAATATATGCCTTCATATATGAGCCCGTAATGGACAGGTTATTTGAGGGCATCCCTGGGGAAGGTGCATATCTAAACGGCAGAAAAATTAGGGTTAGGGAACCAAAGGAAAAGCCCGCAATAAGCTTCTACACTAGAGGTAGAGGAATAGAACTCGTGAACAAGGTGAAGAGAACGAGAACTTTAGGGGCTATAGCCCTTGAGCTAGCATACTTAGCGATGGGGGCTTTAGATGGGGTTATAGACATAAGGAAATACGTCAGGCCAACCGATATAGCTGCTGGGGCCATAATAGCAAGGGAAGCTGGAGCGTTAGTTAAGGACTCTGAGGGTAGGGACATAGAGGTTTCTTTCAGCGCAACGGAAAAGCTTGAGGTGATAGCGGTCAATAGTGAGGACTTATTAAACACCGTTCTTACAGTACTGAAGAAGTGA
- a CDS encoding DUF63 family protein, with product MLKEFFEKYFVNPIKYNTGYNPVNTLVYAIILGIATLIVYKVLKKMKIKIDKAFFRALIPYMVFGAFTRALTDAGVYPRTYITVSPGIYFLVFSIAFPALIISKKFFKDWRGVFLWFGWGLVMVDFAAMGANLEKMHFNFTVLKYFIPFLILAELAIYLMTKKLSIVRENSYLFYVHFYDATTTFVGVDFMGYWEQHVLPRLLIGLTGTAAVMYLLKFTVLYLALWIMKKLEEEGEDRELLDFIRMVIFILGFAPGTRNLLRMLLGA from the coding sequence ATGCTAAAAGAGTTCTTTGAAAAATACTTCGTAAATCCGATAAAATATAATACCGGTTATAACCCTGTTAACACTCTCGTTTATGCAATAATCCTGGGAATAGCAACGCTCATTGTGTACAAGGTTCTCAAAAAGATGAAAATAAAAATAGACAAGGCTTTCTTTAGGGCTTTAATCCCCTACATGGTGTTTGGGGCATTCACGAGGGCTTTAACTGATGCTGGCGTTTATCCCAGGACTTACATAACGGTCTCCCCAGGGATATACTTTTTGGTGTTCTCCATAGCATTCCCTGCCCTGATAATATCCAAGAAGTTCTTTAAGGACTGGAGAGGCGTGTTTCTTTGGTTTGGCTGGGGCCTCGTTATGGTAGATTTTGCGGCTATGGGGGCGAATCTTGAAAAGATGCACTTCAACTTTACCGTTTTGAAGTATTTCATTCCCTTCTTGATACTGGCCGAGCTTGCAATTTACCTGATGACAAAGAAACTGTCGATAGTCAGGGAGAACTCTTACCTCTTTTACGTTCACTTCTACGATGCAACGACAACCTTCGTTGGAGTAGACTTCATGGGTTATTGGGAGCAGCATGTTTTGCCTAGGCTTTTGATAGGCCTAACCGGAACGGCCGCCGTGATGTACCTGCTTAAATTCACAGTCCTATATCTTGCCCTTTGGATAATGAAAAAACTTGAAGAGGAAGGAGAAGATAGAGAACTGTTAGATTTCATTAGGATGGTGATATTCATCCTGGGCTTTGCTCCAGGAACTAGGAATCTGTTGAGAATGCTCTTGGGGGCTTAG